A single window of Dendropsophus ebraccatus isolate aDenEbr1 chromosome 5, aDenEbr1.pat, whole genome shotgun sequence DNA harbors:
- the THSD1 gene encoding thrombospondin type-1 domain-containing protein 1, protein MRQPPNSFSYLSLLVLWDCVFSEPVYLLLKQSHHTALSRSPVYVEFSLQGNYSLSSNISINLLDVKNNQIVTSKELPANQSQGDLEFECIHFISAGLYQFQMSLETENDTYISFMSSLLNVTWPIFHIDLNRTIKDTLRSFQVGVFTNEQLCSGFPDREPKLLMEVEHTHSFQDMEEPSADRFMLYKTYKEVSLSSSQWVEFECASVRPEAFITVSLKPMHSESVIAYMGPVDLVKTFKYKLVTMMEKKCDTSMAISIIAPPCNYAEGKITVYKESPRSPGESATTLAESVLQKGEKSSLFNCTLFEIGKNKYCFEFFMSSSGTPSHSTPRAKQCVEIRREIETWSMWQSWSSCSVTCGDGHRERYRSCLSSSPVNAQCNGKTKETSPCSLEDCLTVKPSSKSTTNTKDNLKASNTVTITGISLCLFIIFVTIVITVWRRLTKVGKCTSTSRHGSSHSASCRKNSDEENIYQVRESFSDAGDGPQESMEEEVHIPLNSWQSPRVNEEQTAENDGPQANSHKLIPPIFSYRLAQQQLKEMKQKGLKETTKVYHVSQNPMADTAVDVSLAPPLVPENLEETAANKFRIQSPFLETKNSHVRNVNERRSSRSLFQPTHGPSQTLPKISHVKNSDAKGKYDRSHQKNNFRRTSSFHETKHNKPYRERSMTSLSPRHAIIYNSRTKMWENSTVEKHNHKLTRFEKSPQNLTRGMSFPLDEQSPKSQYLQPGERPDLLCSRFTAGKSKPEQNRTRKGPSPVEKSWKRGQDVSPSLKDNNHQRGHAHSPPHYRREKCQSFPWGADDSFYDNSTFGLTEAEQQMLDLPGYFASNEEDETSTLSVERLVL, encoded by the exons ATGAGACAGCCACCGAACAGCTTCTCCTATCTATCGCTGCTTGTTCTCTGGGACTGTG TTTTCAGCGAGCCTGTCTATCTTCTCCTGAAGCAATCTCATCACACGGCTTTAAGCAGATCTCCAGTCTATGTGGAGTTCAGTCTACAGGGAAATTACAGTTTATCAAGCAATATTTCTATAAATCTTCTAGATGTAAAGAACAACCAAATAGTGACCAGTAAAGAGCTCCCGGCCAACCAGTCGCAGGGTGACCTGGAATTTGAGTGTATCCATTTCATTTCAGCCGGACTCTATCAGTTTCAGATGAGCCTGGAGACAGAAAATGATACTTACATTTCTTTTATGAGCAGCCTCCTAAACGTTACCTGGCCAATATTTCACATTGACTTGAACAGAACTATAAAAGATACACTGAGATCTTTCCAGGTCGGGGTCTTCACCAATGAACAGTTATGCTCTGGATTTCCTGATCGAGAACCTAAACTTCTAATGGAGGTTGAGCACACGCACAGCTTTCAGGACATGGAGGAACCGAGCGCAGACAGATTTATGTTGTACAAGACATACAAGGAGGTCTCATTGTCATCTTCCCAGTGGGTAGAGTTTGAGTGTGCGTCTGTAAGGCCCGAAGCCTTCATTACAGTGTCCCTTAAACCCATGCATTCCGAGTCGGTCATTGCTTATATGGGACCTGTTGACCTTGTCAAGACTTTTAAATATAAACTGGTTACCATGATGGAAAAAAAGTGTGATACTTCAATGGCTATTTCCATTATAGCCCCTCCATGTAACTATGCAGAGGGGAAAATAACTGTGTACAAAGAATCACCCAGGAGCCCAGGTGAAAGTGCCACCACCTTAGCAGAAAGTGTCCTACAGAAAGGAGAGAAGAGTTCTCTCTTCAACTGCACCTTGTTTGAGATTGGGAAAAACAAATATTGCTTCGAGTTTTTCATGTCTTCAAGTGGCACTCCAAGTCACTCCACTCCCCGAGCCAAACAGTGCGTGGAGATCCGGAGAGAAATAG aaACTTGGAGCATGTGGCAGTCATGGAGCTCCTGCAGTGTCACTTGTGGAGACGGCCACAGAGAACGGTACAGAAGTTGCCTTTCATCATCACCTGTAAATGCTCAGTGCAATGGAAAAACCAAGGAGACGTCCCCCTGTTCTCTAGAGGACTGCTTAA CTGTGAAACCTTCAAGCAAATCCACCACAAATACCAAAGACAACCTAAAAGCAAGTAATACAGTCACCATCACTGGTATTTCTCTTTGTCTCTTTATCATATTCGTCACCATTGTGATCACCGTATGGAGAAGGTTGACCAAGGTGGGCAAGTGTACATCAACATCCAGACACGGCTCTTCCCATTCGGCCAGCTGCCGTAAAAACTCTGATGAGGAGAACATCTACCAAGTGAGAGAGAGCTTCTCAGATGCAGGAGATGGCCCGCAAGAGAGTATGGAGGAAGAGGTCCATATACCATTAAACTCCTGGCAAAGTCCACGTGTGAATGAGGAGCAAACAGCAGAGAATGACGGCCCACAAGCAAATAGTCACAAGTTAATACCACCCATTTTCAGCTATCGTCTAGCACAACAACAGCTGAAAGAAATGAAACAAAAAGGTCTCAAAGAGACCACAAAAGTTTATCATGTCTCCCAGAACCCAATGGCAGATACTGCAGTAGATGTTTCACTGGCTCCTCCTTTGGTTCCGGAAAACTTAGAAGAAACTGCAGCCAATAAGTTCAGGATACAGTCTCCATTCTTAGAAACAAAGAACAGTCATGTCCGAAATGTCAATGAGAGGCGTAGCTCAAGGTCTCTTTTTCAACCAACACACGGGCCAAGTCAAACACTGCCAAAAATTTCCCATGTTAAGAACAGTGATGCGAAAGGAAAGTATGACAGAAGCCATCAAAAAAATAACTTTCGACGAACTTCTAGTTTTCATGAAACCAAACACAATAAACCTTATAGAGAAAGGAGTATGACATCCCTATCTCCAAGACATGCAATCATATATAACTCGAGGACCAAGATGTGGGAGAATTCTACAGTTGAGAAACATAACCATAAACTAACAAGATTTGAGAAGAGTCCACAAAATCTTACTAGAGGTATGTCTTTCCCTCTCGATGAACAGTCACCAAAAAGTCAATATCTACAACCCGGGGAAAGACCTGATTTACTATGTAGCCGCTTTACTGCTGGTAAATCCAAACCAGAACAAAACCGAACAAGAAAAGGTCCTTCACCGGTGGAGAAGTCATGGAAACGGGGTCAGGATGTCTCCCCTTCCCTAAAGGACAATAACCATCAACGCGGCCATGCCCACAGTCCACCACATTACCGCAGAGAGAAATGTCAGAGCTTTCCATGGGGCGCTGATGATTCCTTCTATGATAATTCCACATTTGGACTCACAGAAGCTGAGCAACAGATGCTTGACTTACCCGGGTATTTTGCCTCTAATGAAGAGGACGAGACAAGTACTCTAAGCGTTGAAAGACTGGTCCTATGA
- the LOC138793503 gene encoding fibrinogen-like protein 1 isoform X2 yields MDNAKLLHRIQVLENLLELGRLQLKDLRENNYHNVKSKYYQSNLAKSFKNVQIPPTSGNLIVHDEDCSAVFESGKKQSGYYRVQPSPQTEPFTVYCDMSDGGGWTVIQRRSNGKVSFNRNWKEYKEGFGLFKKTNDEHWLGNDHIYHLLNSREMSLKIDLMDWNGNTRYAIYDTFRITNEEDKYKLWLGFYSGNAGDALDGGNNFAEQWSASLKGMPFSTADNDNDRYIKGNCAKENKCGWWFNRCHTGNLNGLYYKNGNYTGQYDNGIVWSTWHGLWYSLKFTTMKIRRPSFLNAGSGDGMNV; encoded by the exons ATGGACAATGCAAAACTTCTCCACCGGATCCAAGTCTTGGAAAACCTGCTGGAGCTGGGAAGACTGCAGCTGAAGGATCTCAGGGAGAACAACTATCACAACGTCAAGAGCAAATATTACCAAAGCAACTTGGCTAAAAGTTTCAAAAATGTCCAAATTCCTCCCACTAGTGGGAATCTCATTGTTCATGATGAAg ATTGCTCAGCAGTCTTTGAAAGCGGTAAGAAGCAAAGCGGCTACTATCGTGTACAGCCATCCCCCCAGACCGAGCCATTCACGGTGTACTGTGACATGTCTGATGGCGGAGGATGGACGGTAATCCAGCGTCGCAGCAATGGGAAAGTTAGTTTTAACAG GAATTGGAAGGAGTATAAGGAAGGCTTTGGCCTCTTTAAGAAGACAAATGATGAACACTGGTTGGGCAATGATCACATTTATCACCTCCTGAACAGCC GAGAGATGTCTCTAAAGATAGATCTCATGGATTGGAATGGCAATACAAGATATGCAATCTATGACACCTTCAGAATTACCAACGAAGAG GACAAGTACAAGCTGTGGCTGGGCTTCTACTCTGGCAATGCTGGAGACGCTCTGGATGGAGGAAATAACTTTGCAGAACAGTGGTCCGCGTCACTCAAGGGGATGCCTTTCAGCACAGCGGACAATGACAATGACAGATACATCAAGGGCAACTGTGCAAAGGAGAATAAATGTGGCTGGTGGTTTAACAG GTGTCATACAGGAAACTTAAATGGATTGTATTATAAAAAtggcaattacacaggacaatatgACAATGGCATTGTGTGGTCCACCTGGCATGGGCTCTGGTACTCTCTAAAGTTCACTACCATGAAGATCAGACGGCCATCATTTCTCAATGCTGGGAGTGGGGATGGGATGAATGTATAA
- the LOC138793503 gene encoding fibrinogen-like protein 1 isoform X1, translating into MPTMWLVFVLLLPHYGLCSPRLKDLDICRMDNAKLLHRIQVLENLLELGRLQLKDLRENNYHNVKSKYYQSNLAKSFKNVQIPPTSGNLIVHDEDCSAVFESGKKQSGYYRVQPSPQTEPFTVYCDMSDGGGWTVIQRRSNGKVSFNRNWKEYKEGFGLFKKTNDEHWLGNDHIYHLLNSREMSLKIDLMDWNGNTRYAIYDTFRITNEEDKYKLWLGFYSGNAGDALDGGNNFAEQWSASLKGMPFSTADNDNDRYIKGNCAKENKCGWWFNRCHTGNLNGLYYKNGNYTGQYDNGIVWSTWHGLWYSLKFTTMKIRRPSFLNAGSGDGMNV; encoded by the exons ATGCCGACAATGTGGCTAGTTTTTGTTCTCCTCCTCCCACACTATGGTCTATGTTCACCAAGGCTCAAG GACTTAGATATCTGCCGTATGGACAATGCAAAACTTCTCCACCGGATCCAAGTCTTGGAAAACCTGCTGGAGCTGGGAAGACTGCAGCTGAAGGATCTCAGGGAGAACAACTATCACAACGTCAAGAGCAAATATTACCAAAGCAACTTGGCTAAAAGTTTCAAAAATGTCCAAATTCCTCCCACTAGTGGGAATCTCATTGTTCATGATGAAg ATTGCTCAGCAGTCTTTGAAAGCGGTAAGAAGCAAAGCGGCTACTATCGTGTACAGCCATCCCCCCAGACCGAGCCATTCACGGTGTACTGTGACATGTCTGATGGCGGAGGATGGACGGTAATCCAGCGTCGCAGCAATGGGAAAGTTAGTTTTAACAG GAATTGGAAGGAGTATAAGGAAGGCTTTGGCCTCTTTAAGAAGACAAATGATGAACACTGGTTGGGCAATGATCACATTTATCACCTCCTGAACAGCC GAGAGATGTCTCTAAAGATAGATCTCATGGATTGGAATGGCAATACAAGATATGCAATCTATGACACCTTCAGAATTACCAACGAAGAG GACAAGTACAAGCTGTGGCTGGGCTTCTACTCTGGCAATGCTGGAGACGCTCTGGATGGAGGAAATAACTTTGCAGAACAGTGGTCCGCGTCACTCAAGGGGATGCCTTTCAGCACAGCGGACAATGACAATGACAGATACATCAAGGGCAACTGTGCAAAGGAGAATAAATGTGGCTGGTGGTTTAACAG GTGTCATACAGGAAACTTAAATGGATTGTATTATAAAAAtggcaattacacaggacaatatgACAATGGCATTGTGTGGTCCACCTGGCATGGGCTCTGGTACTCTCTAAAGTTCACTACCATGAAGATCAGACGGCCATCATTTCTCAATGCTGGGAGTGGGGATGGGATGAATGTATAA